A section of the Lathamus discolor isolate bLatDis1 chromosome 6, bLatDis1.hap1, whole genome shotgun sequence genome encodes:
- the NAA30 gene encoding N-alpha-acetyltransferase 30: protein MAEVPPGPSSVLSPQGDTLSPFPGGGGGGGTASSSSSYTFSATAAACTGAQDEEAEEEEEEEGPAGGLEQQRGGGGGSDGGKGGQQHRHHHHHPPHHNHQLNGLISPELRHLRASLKGKILSSEAGVAPEGLENKRASKTMGSGQQQQSSPPTTAPCSSSLTNHLPPQGRTAPSPPPSPPAAAAAAREDSSQPAATTTTAAKTAADSGLAEGTGLEEEEQEEGNKGGEQEESLLLLSGSLAAACSLKGSGTDSQPEEDITIRYVQYESELQMPDIMRLITKDLSEPYSIYTYRYFIHNWPQLCFLAMVGEECVGAIVCKLDMHKKMFRRGYIAMLAVDSKYRRKGIGTNLVKKAIYAMVEGDCDEVVLETEITNKSALKLYENLGFVRDKRLFRYYLNGVDALRLKLWLR, encoded by the exons ATGGCCGAGGTACCGCCGGGGCCTAGCAGCGTACTCTCCCCGCAGGGGGACACGCTCTCCCCCTTccccggaggaggaggaggaggggggactgcttcctcctcctcctcttacACCTTTTCTGCTACCGCCGCCGCCTGTACCGGGGCCCAGGACGAGGAGGccgaagaggaggaggaagaggagggaccCGCGGGCGGACTGGAGCAacagcgaggaggaggaggaggcagcgacGGAGGCAAGGGGGGGCAGCAGCACCGCCACCACCATCATCATCCCCCGCACCACAACCACCAGCTCAACGGCCTTATCAGCCCCGAGCTGCGGCATCTGCGGGCTTCCCTCAAGGGCAAGATCCTCAGCTCGGAGGCAGGGGTAGCTCCCGAGGGGCTAGAGAACAAGCGAGCCAGCAAAACAATGGGCtctggacagcagcagcagtcatcaCCCCCCACCACAGCACCGTGCTCATCCTCCCTTACCAACCACCTCCCTCCTCAGGGAAGGACTGcaccctctcctcctccttctcctccagcagcagcagcagcagcaagagaggACAGTAGCCAGCCTGCTGCCACAACTACGACTGCTGCTAAGACTGCAGCCGACAGTGGACTAGCAGAAGGAACTGgcttggaggaggaagagcaggaggaggggaataaaggaggggagcaggaggagtcCCTGCTGCTACTCTCCGGGTCCTTAGCAGCAGCTTGTAGTTTGAAAGGCTCGGGAACGGACTCTCAGCCCGAGGAGGACATAACGATACGATACGTCCAATATGAGTCAGAGCTGCAGATGCCCGATATCATGAGACTGATCACCAAAGATCTGTCTGAACCCTACTCCATTTATACATATAGGTATTTTATCCACAACTGGCCACAACTTTGCTTTTTG GCCATGGTAGGTGAGGAGTGTGTAGGTGCCATCGTCTGCAAGCTGGATATGCACAAAAAGATGTTCCGCAGAGGTTATATAGCCATGTTAGCAGTGGATtccaaatacagaagaaaaggaattg GTACAAACTTGGTTAAGAAAGCTATTTATGCTATGGTTGAAGGAGATTGTGATGAG GTTGTATTGGAAACAGAAATCACAAATaagtctgctttgaaactttATGAAAATCTTGGTTTTGTGCGAGACAAGAGGCTGTTCAGATACTATTTAAATGGAGTTGATGCACTGCGTCTTAAACTATGGCTGCGTTAA